From the Candidatus Sysuiplasma jiujiangense genome, one window contains:
- a CDS encoding fumarylacetoacetate hydrolase family protein, which translates to MTKYLNAAYGNRHVLAFRTENGIVYADSLRKLTGKSYGSINCVDDLCRDPENAKLIAADIVTNSNRLVSATINGEEVKHLPCVLHPGKIVCIGLNYRKHAMETHAKVPEYPVIFSKFSDSVAAHRQDIAIKPDGWKVDYEAELGILIGRRAINVSRGNALKFVFGYFPANDVSARELQLRTSQWLLGKTCTGFAPIGPEVVTTDEVATPNNLRISCSVNGEMRQDSSTSDMIFKCDEIISYCSQYFILEPGDIILTGTPEGVVLGMKEGTRKWIVPGDTVEVKIEGMSALENRFISIQGN; encoded by the coding sequence ATGACTAAATACCTGAATGCGGCATATGGGAACAGGCACGTATTGGCTTTTAGAACAGAAAACGGTATAGTTTACGCAGATTCGCTGAGAAAATTAACAGGTAAGAGCTACGGCAGCATCAACTGTGTAGACGATCTTTGCCGTGACCCTGAGAACGCGAAATTAATAGCCGCTGATATTGTGACAAATTCCAATAGACTGGTTTCAGCCACGATTAACGGTGAGGAGGTGAAGCATCTTCCGTGTGTTCTTCATCCCGGCAAGATTGTCTGCATTGGCCTCAATTACAGGAAACATGCTATGGAAACACACGCAAAAGTACCGGAATATCCCGTCATATTCAGCAAATTCTCCGATTCCGTTGCTGCTCACAGGCAGGACATAGCAATCAAACCGGACGGCTGGAAAGTGGATTATGAAGCCGAACTTGGTATACTCATAGGCAGGAGGGCAATAAATGTAAGCCGCGGGAATGCGCTCAAATTTGTTTTCGGGTATTTTCCTGCAAATGATGTTTCCGCGCGTGAGCTACAGCTGCGGACAAGTCAGTGGCTGCTGGGAAAGACGTGCACTGGTTTTGCACCGATTGGACCCGAAGTTGTTACAACGGATGAAGTGGCAACACCCAACAACCTCCGCATCAGTTGCTCTGTAAACGGAGAAATGAGGCAGGATTCCAGTACATCCGACATGATATTCAAATGTGATGAAATAATCTCCTACTGTTCACAATATTTCATACTGGAGCCGGGGGATATCATACTTACGGGTACGCCTGAGGGAGTCGTTCTGGGGATGAAGGAGGGAACGCGGAAATGGATTGTACCGGGAGATACGGTAGAAGTTAAAATTGAAGGCATGTCAGCTCTTGAGAACAGATTCATCAGCATTCAGGGAAATTAG
- a CDS encoding PAS domain S-box protein has product MVTGREIRILYVDDEETLHEPVKLLLEINGGIKVETAKSAASVLAEIEGGDYDAIISDYQMPEIDGLEFLDRLRKKSITIPFILFTGRGREEVAIEALNRGADYYFQKGTDIASQIREMRNIIETSVEKRRAEEEIRATRELLESFVQNTDDAIILFDTEGRIMRANPSFRRIYGWDESEALGKRLPMVPDDDMPRVENYFRSVVETGKPMTYRGKRIRKDGTVFHGLMTVSPVRDASGKVVAISGIGRDISEYVRLTEEIENQNEWLQTTISSIGDALMATDEKGKILFLNTMAEKLTGYTKEEAVGRPVTDIFRIINEKTGLPAEVPVDRVMSTGTIVGLANHTALISKNGRIRSIKDSAAPIIDSRESVIGIVMVFSDVTAERIAERATNMRFAVTSLLASESSIESAGPSLLRAMCDAIEWQAAEIWLPDRTNTCLELLCQYFSREIDSEPFRKETESTVFIRGRGVPGMIWETGKPLWSDKLEDLPVYVRKATAHKSGLVSLYGFPIRYGNNCTGVMMFYGSVSKEIEEHFRHVMEDIGKQIGQFISKQHADEDLRRMTEVVSSLMENASDSIIITDAQGRVISVNPAFERMFGWKLEEIAGKQLPTIPAPLRKTFDDSLDKVKKGEFVKYETKRLKKGGGDIDVSVSVFPLRGNDGKITGIASITRDISDMSRLRDELMLHDAALRASPYIFLTVENGVAGRKIIYCNPAFFAFSRLDEENVIHHDISEVFSCFAGEQTVRDIEKMIVSGRHHEAEFELNEGGTGKAWMDIDISPIFNEQKKIEFWILGMRNVSDEVRFREELKKLNEKLNLMGEIVRHDIKNGLQSILTYAESAISSKKEDVISKCLSEIKNSVSRINRQLETFRDYQESVGAGAEWLDMHSILKTSLSGFDLKKIDVEINLPEFEIWASPLVERVFHNLIDNSLRHGKNVTKISFASFVQNGFCRIIYEDDGVGLSFQKREQIFSHKDGIPVKHGMQLARELLEITGITIKETGEPGKGARFEISVPPTSFRKKV; this is encoded by the coding sequence ATGGTAACCGGTCGGGAGATAAGGATTCTTTACGTGGATGATGAGGAGACGCTCCATGAACCGGTGAAGCTGCTTCTCGAAATCAATGGCGGTATCAAAGTAGAAACAGCGAAATCGGCTGCGTCTGTCCTGGCAGAAATTGAAGGAGGAGATTATGACGCCATAATTTCTGATTACCAGATGCCTGAAATCGACGGTCTGGAATTCCTTGATCGACTTAGAAAGAAATCGATAACCATTCCGTTTATTCTCTTCACGGGAAGAGGGAGAGAGGAGGTCGCCATTGAAGCTCTGAACAGAGGAGCCGATTATTATTTTCAGAAAGGAACGGATATTGCTTCGCAGATCAGGGAGATGCGCAATATTATCGAGACAAGTGTCGAAAAACGCCGGGCCGAAGAGGAAATCAGGGCAACCAGGGAGCTCCTTGAATCATTTGTTCAGAACACTGATGATGCAATAATATTGTTTGACACGGAGGGTCGTATAATGAGGGCAAACCCCTCTTTCCGCAGGATATACGGATGGGACGAATCAGAGGCATTGGGCAAAAGACTCCCAATGGTTCCCGATGATGATATGCCCAGAGTCGAGAATTACTTCAGATCCGTAGTGGAAACAGGGAAACCAATGACATACCGTGGAAAGAGGATCAGAAAGGACGGGACAGTCTTTCACGGTCTCATGACTGTTTCACCCGTCAGGGACGCTTCCGGAAAGGTTGTCGCCATTTCCGGAATAGGCAGGGACATTTCCGAATATGTCAGGCTTACGGAAGAAATTGAAAATCAGAATGAATGGCTGCAGACAACAATATCCAGCATAGGGGACGCACTTATGGCGACCGACGAGAAAGGCAAAATCCTGTTTCTCAACACAATGGCTGAAAAGCTGACAGGATACACAAAGGAGGAGGCAGTAGGCAGACCCGTAACGGATATTTTCAGGATAATCAACGAGAAAACCGGATTGCCTGCCGAAGTACCCGTGGATCGTGTCATGTCTACGGGAACTATTGTCGGCCTTGCAAACCATACTGCCCTGATCTCCAAAAACGGCAGAATTCGTTCAATAAAGGACTCTGCTGCACCAATTATTGACAGTAGAGAATCGGTGATAGGCATAGTTATGGTTTTCAGCGACGTGACAGCAGAGAGGATAGCAGAAAGGGCCACGAACATGCGCTTTGCGGTCACATCGCTTCTTGCGTCCGAATCCTCTATTGAAAGCGCCGGGCCGTCCCTTCTCAGAGCGATGTGTGACGCTATCGAATGGCAGGCGGCTGAGATCTGGCTTCCCGACAGGACAAACACCTGCCTAGAACTCCTCTGCCAGTATTTTTCACGTGAAATTGACTCAGAGCCTTTCAGGAAGGAAACGGAGTCAACAGTATTCATCAGAGGTCGAGGTGTTCCAGGAATGATATGGGAAACCGGGAAGCCCTTGTGGTCAGACAAACTGGAAGACCTTCCTGTCTACGTAAGAAAAGCAACGGCACATAAATCCGGTCTTGTCTCACTCTACGGCTTTCCAATCCGTTACGGTAATAACTGCACCGGCGTGATGATGTTTTACGGCTCGGTCAGCAAGGAAATAGAGGAGCATTTCCGCCACGTTATGGAAGATATAGGAAAACAGATTGGCCAGTTTATATCCAAACAGCATGCCGACGAGGATTTGCGGAGGATGACCGAGGTTGTATCCTCGCTGATGGAAAATGCCTCGGACTCTATAATAATTACCGACGCGCAGGGTAGGGTGATCAGCGTGAATCCTGCGTTCGAACGGATGTTTGGATGGAAGCTTGAGGAGATTGCAGGAAAGCAGCTGCCAACGATACCTGCGCCATTGCGTAAGACTTTCGACGATTCTCTGGATAAAGTCAAAAAAGGGGAATTCGTGAAATATGAAACGAAGCGCCTCAAAAAGGGTGGAGGCGATATCGATGTAAGCGTGTCTGTTTTCCCGCTGCGCGGCAACGATGGAAAGATCACAGGCATTGCATCCATAACGAGAGATATAAGCGACATGTCAAGACTCAGAGACGAACTCATGCTTCACGACGCCGCTCTCAGGGCATCGCCTTATATTTTCCTTACAGTTGAAAACGGCGTTGCCGGCAGAAAGATCATATATTGCAATCCCGCTTTCTTTGCGTTCAGCAGACTTGATGAGGAGAACGTCATTCACCACGATATCTCCGAAGTTTTCAGCTGCTTTGCGGGCGAACAGACTGTCAGGGATATCGAGAAGATGATCGTATCCGGAAGGCACCATGAGGCCGAATTCGAACTCAATGAAGGTGGCACGGGGAAAGCATGGATGGATATCGACATTTCACCTATATTCAATGAGCAGAAAAAGATAGAATTCTGGATACTGGGAATGAGGAATGTAAGCGATGAGGTAAGATTCAGGGAAGAATTGAAAAAGCTAAACGAAAAACTGAATCTAATGGGTGAAATAGTCAGGCATGACATTAAAAACGGCCTGCAATCAATCCTTACATATGCCGAGAGTGCCATCAGCTCAAAAAAGGAAGATGTTATTTCGAAGTGCCTTTCTGAAATAAAGAATTCCGTGAGCCGCATCAACAGGCAGCTTGAGACTTTCAGAGACTATCAGGAGAGTGTTGGAGCAGGCGCAGAGTGGCTTGACATGCATTCCATTCTCAAGACATCCCTCTCCGGTTTCGATTTGAAGAAAATAGATGTTGAAATCAACCTGCCCGAATTTGAAATATGGGCGTCTCCGCTGGTGGAGAGAGTATTCCACAATCTCATCGATAATTCTCTCCGTCATGGAAAAAATGTGACTAAGATCAGCTTTGCAAGTTTTGTGCAAAACGGTTTCTGCAGGATAATCTATGAAGACGACGGAGTTGGGCTCAGTTTCCAGAAGAGAGAACAGATATTTTCACACAAAGACGGAATTCCGGTGAAACATGGGATGCAGCTTGCCAGGGAGCTTCTCGAGATCACAGGCATCACGATAAAGGAAACAGGCGAACCGGGGAAGGGTGCCAGATTCGAAATCAGTGTTCCCCCGACCTCTTTCAGGAAGAAGGTATGA
- a CDS encoding SIS domain-containing protein, whose translation MDENEFHMYRSIVSQPEKITHAVINNMDSVIRLGSIMQSGKRGKLFLVGTGTSLHAAELAYYFFTGNGNGSSAVDALPFSSYEFVNYPPALSKEDTVMVISHRGYKRYSHSALELSARKGCVTVAITGIGSTVRKGDADFVFETVEQEKSSAHTVSFTSALAILLSISIASRKPETDATARIIAVTEKITSLMGSIISGRDAIRNLVSGMTDLRRVWISGSGPNRITAKEGALKIQETCYLDAYGFEIEQLIHGPMRAASIPDDLFIPIIWGESDIRSRELVKSIAGAGGNLLTISSSSADNYNCLHSDIQLEEHLSPFLTVIPLQFLALYLAAIKGTDPDGFRSNDTFFSKIDATLKL comes from the coding sequence ATGGACGAAAACGAATTTCACATGTATCGTTCAATTGTTTCTCAGCCTGAAAAAATAACACATGCTGTGATCAACAACATGGATTCTGTCATCCGCCTGGGCTCGATCATGCAATCCGGAAAAAGAGGCAAGCTCTTTCTTGTCGGCACAGGAACTTCACTACATGCTGCAGAACTGGCTTATTATTTCTTCACGGGGAACGGTAACGGCTCTTCGGCGGTTGACGCACTGCCGTTTTCTTCATATGAATTCGTTAATTATCCGCCCGCTCTGTCAAAGGAGGACACGGTGATGGTGATCAGTCATCGCGGCTACAAACGGTACAGCCACAGCGCGCTGGAGTTGAGCGCCCGGAAAGGATGCGTCACCGTCGCGATTACGGGAATTGGCAGCACTGTCAGAAAAGGGGACGCCGATTTTGTATTTGAAACAGTGGAGCAGGAGAAGTCTTCGGCTCATACAGTCAGTTTCACTTCAGCTCTTGCAATACTCCTTTCAATTTCCATCGCATCACGAAAACCCGAAACTGATGCAACCGCCAGAATCATCGCGGTAACCGAAAAGATAACCTCCCTGATGGGCAGTATAATTTCCGGAAGGGATGCGATACGCAACCTGGTTTCAGGAATGACGGATCTCAGGAGGGTCTGGATATCAGGAAGCGGTCCCAACAGGATAACAGCTAAGGAGGGTGCCCTCAAAATACAGGAGACATGTTATCTTGATGCATACGGATTTGAGATCGAACAGCTCATACACGGGCCAATGCGTGCAGCATCCATTCCGGACGATCTTTTTATTCCGATCATCTGGGGTGAAAGTGACATCAGAAGCCGCGAATTAGTGAAGTCCATAGCCGGGGCAGGAGGCAATCTGCTTACGATTTCCAGCAGTTCAGCCGACAATTACAACTGCCTGCATTCGGACATACAACTGGAGGAGCACCTTTCGCCTTTCCTCACCGTGATTCCGCTGCAGTTCCTGGCACTATATCTTGCAGCAATCAAAGGTACAGATCCTGACGGCTTCAGGAGCAATGATACTTTCTTTTCCAAAATAGATGCAACGCTCAAGCTTTGA
- the arsB gene encoding arsenical efflux pump membrane protein ArsB, producing MNYLLFSASLSIFIATLCLVILRPGNIGIGYTAMAGGVLSVLIGATTVGDVFIVWSIVWNATFTFVAVIILTLIFDEAGFFEYWAARIAINAQGNTKKLFIMIILLGALISAFFANDGTALVLTPIVVSVMTRTGMDKKSIVAFVMAAGFIADTASLPLVISNLVNIVASGYFSISFLHYAEVMILPDISSVLVSIAVLWLLFRRSIPPIYETAKIGVPSEAIKDRIIVGIAVPMIIGLIIAYSIGGIYNLPVSFVAVPSAAFLFLFARFRKKIDTSGVLKDAPWQVVLFSLGMYLTVFGLGREGLTSIVHSALLNMVSLPGPLNVVGAGLLFAFMAAIMNNMPSVMIGNLAIAKFTGQVNSQFIFANVVGNDVGPKFTPIGSLATLLWLHTLERKNSIKIGIAEYMKTGFKLALPVLIVTLVVVWLTVNL from the coding sequence TTTTCCGCATCCCTCTCGATATTTATCGCCACACTATGCCTCGTAATCTTGAGACCGGGAAACATCGGCATAGGATATACCGCCATGGCGGGTGGCGTTCTGAGTGTCTTGATCGGCGCAACAACGGTCGGGGATGTATTCATTGTTTGGTCGATTGTCTGGAATGCGACTTTTACGTTTGTTGCGGTAATAATACTTACGTTGATTTTCGATGAAGCGGGTTTCTTTGAGTACTGGGCAGCAAGGATAGCAATCAATGCACAGGGAAATACAAAGAAGCTGTTCATAATGATAATTCTGCTCGGTGCGCTGATCTCTGCCTTCTTTGCAAATGACGGAACCGCTCTCGTACTGACACCGATTGTTGTATCTGTGATGACAAGAACCGGAATGGACAAAAAGAGCATCGTAGCGTTTGTAATGGCGGCAGGTTTCATTGCAGATACGGCCAGTCTTCCGCTGGTCATAAGTAATCTCGTCAATATTGTAGCCTCCGGATATTTTTCAATAAGTTTCCTGCATTACGCTGAAGTAATGATCCTTCCCGACATTTCATCGGTTTTGGTAAGCATAGCGGTTCTCTGGTTGCTGTTCAGAAGAAGTATTCCACCCATCTATGAAACCGCAAAAATTGGTGTCCCTTCAGAGGCAATAAAAGACAGAATAATAGTGGGAATCGCAGTGCCTATGATTATCGGCCTCATAATTGCCTATTCCATTGGAGGAATTTACAATCTGCCTGTCTCATTTGTAGCTGTTCCTTCTGCTGCATTCCTTTTTCTGTTTGCCAGATTTAGAAAAAAGATAGACACCAGCGGGGTGCTGAAGGACGCTCCATGGCAGGTGGTGCTTTTTTCACTCGGAATGTATCTTACAGTGTTCGGACTGGGACGAGAAGGACTCACTTCGATTGTTCATTCAGCCCTTCTAAACATGGTATCACTGCCCGGACCCCTGAATGTTGTCGGAGCCGGCCTGCTTTTTGCCTTCATGGCTGCGATCATGAACAACATGCCGTCTGTGATGATCGGGAATCTGGCAATTGCGAAATTCACTGGACAAGTGAACTCGCAATTTATATTTGCCAATGTCGTTGGGAATGACGTGGGACCAAAATTCACACCTATCGGTTCACTTGCCACTCTTCTTTGGCTTCATACCCTTGAGAGAAAGAACAGCATAAAAATTGGCATTGCAGAATATATGAAGACGGGATTTAAACTGGCATTGCCGGTGTTAATTGTTACGCTTGTGGTTGTATGGCTTACTGTCAATCTCTAA